A segment of the Deinococcus depolymerans genome:
CACGCCCTGTGCGTGCAGGTCCCGCAGGATCCGGCGGGTGGCCCGCTCGATCTCCCGCAGCATGCCCTGCGTGCGCTCCCTCACCAGTGCCAGCGTCTCACGCGGCTGTAACCCGTCCGGGCCGGGCGTGTTCACGCCCGCCGCGATCTGTCGGTGAATGCCGGCCACGCGCACCATGAAGAACTCGTCGAGGTTACTGCCGCAGATGGCGGTGTACTTCAGGCGCTCCAGCAGCGGATTGCGTTCGTCGCGGGCCTCGGCCAGCACCCGCTCGTTGAAGGCCAGCCACGACAGCTCCCGGTTCAGGAATGGACTCTGCGTGTTCGCGACCGTGCTGTGTGTCCGCGTCTCCCCCACCCCGGCAGTGCGGTCGGCCGCCCGGCGGGGCCGCCGCGGGGTCGCGGAGGACGGAGGCTTGGTGGAACGCTCGGTGTTCTTGGGGGGCACAGTCATGACTCCTCTTCAGTAGACGGGTGGGCAGTCAGGTGGGCGTCACCCGGCAGTGCGCCCACGGTCATCTCCCGCATTAGAGCATCTGTCCGGAGGAAGGCGTCGGGCAACCGGGCTCCGCCGGCGGCCTTCCTCCCCCCGGAGGTGGCCTTCCCTGCGCTCACACCGGTCCGCCAGGGGGGGTGGCGCCAGCGACCCGGCGTTCCCCCCCCGGAGTGAAGGACTGGGCGAGTCGCTGCGCCCGGACTGAAGGGTTTTCGCGAACCCCTGAACCGGAATCCGTCTCATACGGACTCCGATTGAATGGGCTGGAAAGCCCGTTCAATCCGAGCGAAGCGAGGAGGAGCTGGGCGGGTTCCGGACGTGGCGTTGACAACCCGGTGCCCTGACGGGTTGTCAGCGAAACAGACGGAATCCGTGTCAGGCGCGTTTGAACAGCAGCGCGGCGTTCTGCCCGCCGAACGCGAAGGAGTTGCTCAGCGCGTACTCGACCTGCACCTCGCGGGCACCTTCCGGGATGTAGTCGAGGTCGAGTTCCGGGTCGGGGTCGGTCAGGTTGATGGTGGGCGGCAGGATGCCGTCCCGCAGCGCCTGGGCGACGGCGATGGCCTCGATGGCGCCGGCCGCGCCGAGCAGGTGACCGGTCATGCTCTTGGTGGAACTGACGGCCAGCTTGTGCGCGTGGTCACCGAACACGTGCTTGATGCCCTGCGTCTCGTGCAGGTCGTTGAAGTGCGTGCTGGTGCCGTGCGCGTTGATGTACCCGACCTGCTCGGGGTTCACGCCGGCGGTCTTCAGGGCCATGCGCATGGCGACCTGCGCGCCGCGTCCCTCGGGGGCGGGCGTGGTGATGTGGTGCGCGTCGGCGCTGGTGCCGTACCCGACGATCTCGGCGTAGATGGTCGCGCCGCGCGCCACGGCCTTCTCGTACTCCTCGAGGATCACGACGCCCGCACCCTCGCCGAGCACGAAACCGTCGCGGGTGGCGCTGAACGGGCGACTGGCCCGCTGGGGGTCGTCGTTGCGGGTGGACAGGGCCTTCATGTTCGAGAACCCGCCGATGGCGATGGGCGTGATGGCGGCCTCGCTGCCCCCGGCGATCATGGTGTCCGCGAGGCCCAGCTGGATGTACCGGGCGGCGTCACCGATGGCACCGGTGCCGGTGGCGCAGGCAGTCACAACCGTGCTGCTGGGGCCGGTCGCGCCGTAACGCATGGCGACGTGCCCGGTGGCCATGTTGGCGATCATCATGGGAATGAACATGGGGCTGATGCGCCCCGGTCCGCGCGAGTGCAGCACGCCCGCCTGATCCTCGAAGGTCTTCACGCCGCCGATGCCGCTGCCGACGATGGTGCCGGTACCCTCGCCGCGCAGCTCCTCCTCGGTCAGGCCGCTGTCCTGCACGGCCAGTGCGGCGGCGGCCAGCGCGAGTTGCACGTAGCGGTCGAGTTTGCGGGCCTCGCGGGGATCAACGAAGGGCGACAGGTCGTCGTTGACTTCCCCCGCGATCCGGCTGGCGGTATCGGCCGGGTCGAAGTGCGTGATGGTGCTGATGCCGCTCTTTCCGGCGCGTTGCGCCTGCGCGTAGGCCTGCGCGCCCACGCCGATCGGCGTGACCGGCCCGAGGCCCGTGATAACAACCCGTTTCAACCCTGTGACGCTCACTGCATCCCCCCCTTTTCGTGCCGGTGTGTCGGCCCGGTCAATGGATCGGGGCGGGAGCGGCAATGCACCGCGCCCCGCCCCTTGATCCTGCGCCCCCCGAGCGTGGGGGGCCAGCGCGTTTACTGCTTGCTCTCGATGTAATCCACGGCGGCCTGGACCGTGCGGATCGTTTCGGCATCTTCATCGCTGATGGTGATGCCGAACTTGTCTTCGAGACCCATGATCAGTTCCACGGTTTCGAGGCTGTCGGCGCCCAGGTCTTCCACGAAGCGGGCCTCGGGGACCACCTTGTCGCCGTCCACGCCGAGCTTGTCAACGATCACGTCTTTCACATCATCAAAAGTTGCCATGAGTTCGTACCTCCTGATACTGAAGTCTGCGCCAGTCTACACGCGGCGCCCATGAGAGGCAGCTGATCTGAACGGGGTTCAACTCGGGCCTCGTGCCGACGCACCGGGTCAGTGGGGGTTCAGGCCGCCGTCCACGCCGATGGTCTGCCCGGTCACGTACCCGGCGGCGTCACTGGCGAGGAACGCCACGACCGCCGCGACCTCCTGCGGCTGCCCGAAACGCGCCAGCGGAATGCTGCCCAGGTAGCCCTGCTGCACGTTCTCCGGGAGCTGCGCGGTCATGTCGCTCTCGATGAAGCCGGGCGCGACGGCGTTCACGGTGATGCCGCGCCCGCCGTACTCCTTGGCGAGGGCCTTGCTCAGGCCGATCAGGCCGGCCTTGCTGGCCACGTAGTTCGCCTGCCCGGGGTTGCCGGTCAGGCCGACCACGCTGGCGATGTTGATGATCCGGCCCGAGCGGGCGCGCATCATGTGCTTGATCGCGGCGCGGCAGGCGATGAAAGCGCTCGACAGGTTCGTCTGGATGACGGCGTCCCAGTCCTCGTCCTTCATGCGGATGGCGAGGGTGTCGCGGGTGATCCCGGCATTGTTCACGAGGACGTCCAGGCGGCCCATGTCCTTGATGACGGTCTCGACGAGCGTCCCGGCGTTGGCGGGCACGGTCAGGTCGGCGCCGAACACCTCGGCGCGCACGCCGGCCTCTCTGGCCTCGTCGGCGACCTTGCGGGCCTCGTCGGCGTTCCGGCCGTAGTGAACGGCGACATCGAAGCCGTCCTGCGCGAGTTTGAGGGCCATGGCGCGGCCCAGGCCACGGCTGCTGCCGGTGATCAGGGCGACTTTACGGGGGGTTTCGGTCATGGGTGGGTTCTCCGGTGGGGCGGGTGAATTACAGCGTGAAGTCCTGCACCTGCGCGGCCGTGCCGACGTTGATGGTGCGGGCGTCGGGCAGGATGCGCCTGACGAGGCCGGTCAGGACGGTACCGGGACCGAACTCGATGAACACGTCCGCGCCGGCCGCCGCGAGGGCCTGGATGGTCTCGACCCAGCGCACGGCACCGGTGATCTGTTCGGTCAGCAGGCCCGGCAGGGCGGTGGGATCGGTGTTCGGCTGGGCGGTCACGTTCGCGTACACGGGGAAGGCGGGCGGTGCGAACGCGGTCGTCTGCAGGTCCGGGGCGAGGCCGCTGGCGGCCGGGGCCATCAGGGGGCAGTGGAAGGGCGCGCTGACCTTCAGCGGGATGGCTTTCAGGCCGCGTGCCTTGAGGGCGGCGTTCGCGGCGTCCACGCCCTGTTTCGTGCCGCTGATGACGGTCTGGGTGGGCGCGTTGAAGTTGGCGGGCTGCACGCCGTCGGTGGCGGCGCAGACCTCCTGGACGACGGCCGGGTCGCCCATGACGGCGCTCATGGCTCCGGCTCCGACGGGCACGGCGGCCTGCATCAGTTCGCCGCGCCGGCGGGTCAGGCGCAGCGCGTCCCCGAGGCTCAGGGCGTCGGCGGCGACCAGCGCGGAGTACTCGCCCAGCGAGTGCCCGGCGGCGAAGGCGGGGGTCAGGCCGGTCCGGGCGCGCCACGCGCGGTACGCGGCGACGCTGGCAGCCACCAGCGCGGGCTGCTGGTTGGCGGTCAGGGTCAGGTCGTCCAGTGGGCCGGACTCGATCAGGGCGCGCAGGCCGGGCAGGACGTGCTCGACCTGGGTGTACACCTCGGCGGCCTCGGGGAACGCGGCGGTCAGGTCGGTCCCCATGCCGACGCTGTGGCTGCCCTGGCCGGGGAACAGCGCGGCGATCTTCATGCGCTCACCTCTGCCTGGCTTTCGGCTGTCAGGCTGGGCGCGCCGCCCCACCATTTCATGGTGCCCGCCACCCAGCTCAGGCCGCCGCCGAAGGCGATCAGCAGCAGTTGCTGGCCGTCCTGCACGCGGCCGTCCTGCACGGCTTCATGCAGGGCCATGGGCACGGTCGCGGAACTGGTGTTGCCGTAGCGGTCGAGGTTCACGACGGCGCGTTCCATGGGCAGTCCGAAGCGGTCCATGGCCGCCTCGATGATCCGCACGTTCGCCTGGTGCGGGATGACCCAGTGGACGTCGGCGCTGGTCAGGCCGCTCTTGGCGAGGACCTGGGTGCCGCTCTCGCCGAGCACGCGCACCGCGAACTTGAAGACCTCGCGGCCGTTCATGCCGACCGAGTCTCCCATGTCGAAGCCGCCGGGCAGGCGGGGCGCGACGCAGCGCAGGTACAGGCTGGACCCGCCGTTCCCGTCGGCGCCCATCACGAATTCCTGGAATCCGTACCCGGCGGGGACCGGGCCGACCACGGCCGCGCCCGCGCCGTCCCCGAACAGGATGGCGGTGTTGCGGTCGTCCTGGTCCACGATCTTGCTGAGGGCCTCGGCACCCACGACGAGGACCCGGCGGGCCGCGCCGCTCATGATCAGGCCCTGGGCGACGCTCAGGCCGTACACGAAGCCGCTGCACGCGGTACTCAGGTCGAAGGCGGCCGCGCCGACCAGGCCGACCTGCATGCCGATCAGGGCGGCGGTGGACGGCATCAGGGCGTCGGGGCTGACGGTGGCGCAGATGACGGCGTCCACGCCCTGGAGGGCCTGCGGGTCGCGCCGCAGCATGTCCCGGACCGCCAGCACGCCCAGGTCGGAGGTGAACTGGTCGGGCGCGGCGAAGCGGCGTTCGCGGATGCCGGTGCGGGACTCGATCCAGTCGGCGTTGGTGTCCATGCGGGTCTCGAATTCCGCGTTCGGCACCACGCGGTCCGGGACGTACATGCCCAGCGCGGTGATGCCGAGGCTGGGGCGGGCGGTGGGGTCACTCATGGACGCACGCTAGCATTCTTTGAACGGCCGTTCAATGAATTCGGTACAGAGTTCAGCCGGACCGACGCGACCCCCCAGACGGACTCCGATGGAACGGCGTACCAACACCGTCCGGTCCGGGCCGAGGCGACCCGCAGAGTGCCCAGGCAGCAGAGGGGCCAGGCAGCAGAGGGGCCAGGCAGACGGACGAGGAGCGGGACGGGTGCCGGGCGCGGAGGGGGCAACCCGGCGCGTGGGCGGGTGGAGGGCGGGCCAGACGGCCCTCCAAGCGGTACGCAGGGCGGGCCGGCCCGCCCCCCAGGGCCGCGGTCAGCGGCCCCCGTCGTCGAACGCCGCCGGCAGCGTCAGGTGAAACGCCGCTCCCTGACCCACCTCGGACGTCACCCACAACCGGCCCCCGTGCTGCGCGACGATCTTCTCGCAGATCGCCAGGCCCAGCCCGCTCCCCTCGAACTGGTCACGGATGTGCAGCCGCTGGAACATCTCGAAGATCCGCTCGTGGTACTCCGGCGCGATCCCGATCCCGTTGTCCTGCACGGTCACGCGCCACGCCGACCCCTCCGGGCGGGCATGGATGGACACCCGCGGCGCGCGGTCCGGCGCCCGGAACTTCAGCGCGTTCCCGAGCAGGTTCTGGAACAGCTGCGCCAGCCTCGGCGCGGCCCCCAGCACCACCGGCAGGTCCCCCACGTCCACCTGCGCGTCCGCGTCGGACAGCGCCGCGTCCAGCCGCGCCATCGCCTCCTGCACCACCTCGCGCAGCGGCACCGGCGCCGGCAGCGGCCGCTCGGCATTCAGACGCGAGAACACCAGCAGGTCGTTCACCAGGGTCTGCATCCGCTCGGCGCCCTTCTGCACGGTCTTGAGGTACAGTTCGGCGCGGTCGTCCAGGCGGTCCCCGTAACGGTAGGCCAGCAGGCCCGCGTAGGAACTCACCGTCCGGATCGGCTCCTGCAGGTCGTGACTGGCAATGTACGCGAAGCGCTCGAGTTCGGCGTTGCTGCGTGACAGTTCCTGATTGGTGCGCAGAATGTCGCGCTGCAACGCCACCTGCTCGGTGATGTCCGACACCACCGCTACCGCCCCGAACACCTGATCGTCACGGCGCAACGGGGCCGCCGCAACCCGCACCACGCGGTCCTCGCCGGTCCGCATGTGCCGCAGCAGCACGTCCTGCCGCACCGCCTCGCCGCGCAGCGCCTTCACGAACGGCGTCTGCTCCGGCGGTAGCGGCACGCCGGTCTCCAGATCCCGGTTCTGCAGCTGCACGCTCAGGTCGATCACCGAACGCCGCAGCTGCTCCATGCTCTCGAAGCCCACGATGTCCAGCGCCGGGCGGTTGGCGCGCTGGATGCCGTTCAGGTCCCCCACGTACACCGCGTCCGGCATGCTGTTCAGGACGGTGTTCAGTTCCAGCGTCTGGCGTTCGCTGTGGTCCAGCGCCTCCCGCAGTTCGCGGGTACGCGCCTCGACCCGGGCCTCCAGCTCGGCGGAGTAGGCCTGCTCGCGCTCCAGCGCCTCGCGCCGCAGCTGCGAGAGCTTCAGGTTCGCGTTCACCTTCGCCAGCAGTTCCCGCGCGCTGAAAGGCTTGACCAGGTAATCGTCCGCGCCGGACTGCAGTCCCTGCACCCGCGCTTCCTCCCCTGCCCGCGCCGAGAGCATGATCACCGGCACGTCGCGGGTGGCCGGCGACGCCCGCACCGCCGTCAGCAGCCCCAGCCCGTCCAGGCGGGGCATCATGACGTCCGTGATCATCAGGTCCGGCAGGCGGCGGCGGATCAGGTCCAGCGCCTCGAGTCCGTCCCGGGCCACCTGAACGTCGTGGTGAGGATCAAGGAGCCGCTGCAGGTACTCGCGCAGGTCGGCGTTGTCATCCACGATCAGCACCTGCCGCCGCTCGGTGTGCGGCGCCGTGCCGTCCGGTTCCGGCTCGGTCAGGGCGGCGGGCGCGCTGGGCAACCAGCGGAGCGCCTCCTCCACGAAGGGCAGGGCGCCCTGCGTGCTGGGTTGCTCCTCGGCGGGCGCCGCGACCCGGTCCGGCGGCAGGTGGGCCGCGCCGAAAGGAAGGCGCAGCGTGAAGGTCGTCCCGGTCCCCTCCTCGCTGCTGGCCTCGATGGTCCCGCCGTGCAGCAGCACGATCTCGCGCACCAGCGCCAGCCCGATCCCGCTGCCCTCGAAGGACCGGCCGCGCTGACCCTCGACCCGGTGGAACCGTTCGAACAGACGCCCGACCTCCGCGGGAGGCACGCCCACGCCGGTGTCCTGCACGGTCAGGACCACGTGACGGTCCTCGGCGCGCAGCGTCACGGCCACCTCGCCCTGCAGGGTGAACTTGAAGGCGTTCGACAGCAGGTTCAGCAGCACCTTCTCCCACAGGTCCAGGTCCACGTACACCGGGGCGGGCAGCGACTCCAGTTCCACCCGGAAGTCCAGGCCCGCACGGTTCATCGCGGACCGGAAGCTGCTGGTCAGGTCCGCGTTCAGGGCCACGAAGTCCGTCGGCACGAACCGCGCCTGCGCCCGGCCCGCCTCCAGCCGCGAGAAGTCCAGCAGGCTGTTGACCAGCCGCAGCAGGCGCAGGCTGTTGCGGTGCGCCATGCTCAGCGTCTGCTGCTGCTGCGCGCTCAGTTCGCCCTGCTCACCGGTCAGCAGGTCCTCCAGCGGCCCCAGCATCAGGGTCAGCGGCGTGCGCAGTTCATGGCTGGCGTTCGCGAAGAAGGCCGTCTTGGCCCGGTCCAGCTGCGCCAGCGCCTCGGCCCGCTGCCGCTCCTGCTCGTAGGCGGTCACGCTGGTCAGCGCGGACGCCAGCTGCGTCACGCACAGGTCCAGGAAACTGCGGTAGGCGTCGTCCAGCGGCCGGTAGGGGTTCAGGCCTACGATCAGCACCCCGGCCGGCAGGGTCATGCCCGGCTGAATGATCGGCAGGGTCAGGCTACGCAGCGGCGGGCGGTCCCACGGGCCGCGCGGAACGTCCGGGAGCCCCTGCAGGTCCTGCAGCTGCGCCGGCACGGCGCCGGACAGGACCGGCGCCACCGCCCACGGCCCCGGGTCCTGCAGGCCGAGTTCCTCGGGGGCCAGCGGGTGGTCGGCCCCCACGCCGAACCGCAGCGCGCAGCGCAGCTCGCCCCGGTCGGCGGCCTCGCGTCCCTCTGCCGGCAGGTACGCCAGCGCGAACGGCAGGTCCTGCGGCTCATCCTGCAGTCCGTCACGCAGCGCGCGGAACACCTCGTCGGTGGTGCGCGCCCCGTTCAGGCGGGACGACAGACTTCCCAGCACCCGCAGCCGCCGCTCGCCCACGACCCGTTCGCTCTCCTCGGTCACCACGCACAGCATGCCGGTCACGGCGCCGGTGTCGTCGGCCAGCGGGGAGTACGAGAAGGTATGGTAGGTCTCCTCGGTGTACCCGCTGCGTTCCAGGAACAGCAGCAGGCCCTCGTCCCAGGTGGCGTGCCCTTCGGAGAGCACCTGCGAGATGCGCGGGCCGATGTCCTTCCAGATCTCGGCCCACACCACGTCCGAGCGGGCTCCCAGCGCCCACGATCCCTTCACGCCCAGCGTCGGCAGGTAGGCGTCGTTGCAGAAGAAGGTCAGGTCCGGACCCCAGGCCATCCACATCGCGAAGCGCGAGGTCAGCATGATCCGCACGGCGGTTTTCAGGCTCTGCGGCCACTGGTGCGGCGGTCCCAGGGTGGTGCGAGACCAGTCCAGCGTCAGCATCCGCCGCGCCATCTCTCCACCCCCCGCGAACAGGCCCTGGGCGAGGTCAAACTCTTCGGAAGGATTCAACATGAGCAACGAGGAGCATACGGGATTGCGCCCTCCGGCACGCCATGTGAATCATGAAGACCGCCCCCGGTCTGCGGGGGGCGGCCAGCAGGACCCACTGGGAACCGGCCGTCAGCGCAGGGGGGGGNNNNNNNNNNNNNNNNNNNNNNNNNNNNNNNNNNNNNNNNNNNCGTCCCCCCCCCTGCGCTGACGGGCTTACTCGGCGTCGCTCTCGGCTTGGCCCTCGGCGCTGCCCTCTTCGCTGCTGGCGGCGCTGCCCTGGGACAGCTGCGCGATGGCCTGCTGCAGCGCCTTCTCGCGCGTCAGGCTGACGTAGTAGGAGTTGATGCCGTTCGGCCCGAGCTGCTTGCTCAGGTCGGCGGGGCTCAGGCCGTTCGCCTGGGCGAGGGCCATCATGGTCTGGTTGAACTCGGCGTCGCTGACCTCGACCTTCAGGTCCTCGGCCAGTTTCTCCAGGGCCAGGTCACGCTTCACGCGGGTCTCGGCGTTCTTGCCCAGATCGGCCATGAACTCGTCGAGCTTGCCCTGCTCCTTCATGAAGGCCTCGTACTCGCTCCACTTGACGCCCTGGCGGCCCAGGTCGTCCTGAATCTCTTCCTGCATGGCCTCGCGGCGGCGGTCCAGCAGCGCCTGCGGAATGTCGGCCTGCATGCCCTCAACGAGGTGGTTGATGAATTCCTCGCGGCGGCCGGCCTCGCCTTCCTGCTGCGCGCGGCGCTCCAGTTCGGCCTTCAGGTCGGTGCGCAGGCGCTCCAGCGAGTCGAAGTTCAGGCTCTTGGCGAACTCGTCGTCCAGCGCCTGCAGCTTCTTGGTCTTCACGTCCACGATCTTCACGGTGACGGTGTGCTCGGCGTGCTCGTGGTCGCCGTGCTGGTGGGCGGGCACGGTGATCTCCACGGTGTCGCCTTTGTTCTTGCCCAGCAGCGCGTCGCGCACGTGCGCTTCGGCCACGTCGAGGTACACGGGGTAGGTGCCGCCGTCCTCGCCCTGCTCCTCGATGGTCACCTGGTCGCTGGCCTCGATGGCGCGGTCGGCGTCGTCGAAGGTCGCGTTGCGTTCCTGCAGGTCGCTCAGGGTGCGTTCCAGGACCTCGTCGGTGATCTCGGGGGCGGCGGCGGTCAGGTTCAGGCCGCTCCAGTCACCGAGCTTCACGTCGGGGTACGTCTCGCCCTTCACGGTGAACTCGAAGGACTGACCGCTCTGCAGCGGCTGGGGGTCGATGTTGGCATCCACGAGGCTGAGTTTCAGTTCACGGGCGGCCTGGGTGTAGTGGGTCTGCAGCAGACGGTCGCGCACTTCCTGCTCGACGTACCCCTTCCCGACGCGGCCCTCGATGACCTTGCGGGGCGCCTTGCCGGGGCGGAATCCGGGCACGCGCACGTCGCGCGCCAGTCCGGCCCACACCTGGTCGTATGCGCGGTTCACTTCGGCGGCGGGCACCGACACCTTGAATTCCACCTTGTTGCCTTCTCTGCTGATCAGCTCTGCCATTGGGTCTCCCGTCTGCGTGTCCGGACCTGCGCCCCACAGGGGGGCGGCGGTCAGGGACGCGTTCCTCTGTTGATTCTGCCGTGCCGATCACGCCTCCACCGGGGCGGGGGCGCGCGACATGCCGCCGAACATCATAGTGCATTTGTCCGCCGGCACCTGCGGGAAGCAGCGGCAGCGCGGCGGCCGGACCCACCGAAAGGTCCGGCCGCCGCTGCGCCGTGCTGGTGCGAGGAAAGGGACTTGAACCCTCACATCCTGTGGATACCAGATCCTAAGTCTGGTGCGTCTACCAGTTCCGCCATCCCCGCATGCTGTTCCCTGATCCCGGCGCGTTCAGGGGATAAAGAAGTTCCGGCCCTCTGCATCTCTGCGGGGGGCCGGAACCATTCTGGGGTGGATTAGGGGACTTGAACCCCCGGCCTCCGCTTCCACAGAGCGGCGCTCTAACCAACTGAGCTAAACCCACCGGACCTTGTTCGCCCACGTCCTGTCAGGCCCACACAGCTTAAAGGCGGCGGGGCGGCCTGTCAATCCCACGGCGGGAAAGGCCGTCCCGTCCGCGCGCCCGACGTCACGGTCACGGGCGTGAACCTGGCAACGGAGTGGTGGGGGGAGGGCGCCGCGGAAGGCGAGAGCCGTTCTCGGAAGGGAGGCATCGGAACACCAGACGTCCGGTGCCTCCCCTCTGTGCCTCCCCTCTGTGCTTCGCCGCTGTGCCAGTCCGTCCGGCCCGTCCAACTTCACCCGCTCTCCTGCGGAGCTGGGCCGCCCGGCCATGAGGGCTGCATCCTCATGGCAGCTGCTCTAGACGGCTGCCGCGCCTCCGGTCAGGAACAGGGCCGCCGGGTCACTGGAGGGTCCTGACGTACGCCTGGATGGCCGCCAGCTGCGCGTCGGTGGGGGGCGCGCCGTCCAGGCCGGTGGTGGCGAAGCGGGGCATCACGACGCCCAGCGTGCGGCCTTCTGGGGTCTTCCCGTCCAGCACCGCGTGCCGGAAGTCGGCGGCGTTCCAGGCGCCCACCACCTTCAGGGCGGGGCCGACCGCGCCCTCGGCTTTCGTGCCGTGGCAGCCGGCGCAGTTCCCGGCGTACAGGACCCGGCCGTCCGGGGTGGCGGCGCTGGCCGCCGCGACGACCGCGCCGCTGCCCGTGCCCGCCAGGCGGTGCCCGACCCCGTACGAGCCGACGCCCAGCGCCGTGCCCAGCACCAGCAGGCCCACGAAGCCCGCGACCTGCCCCGGCGTGAACCAGTCCCCGTGCGGGTCGTTCACGGCGCTCACCAGAGCCTCTGGCCGGGAATGAACTGGTAGTTCGCCAGCATGGGCGCGATGACCGGGCCGTACACCAGGATCACCAGCACCAGGGCCACGAAGGTCAGGGCCAGCAGCGGTTCGGTGCGGCGCACCAGGGGGCTCGCCCCGGCCAGGGTCTCCCCGGCGGGACTCATGGCCTCACTGGTGGGGATCGGGGTGCTTTCCGGGTCGTCCACACGCCGGGAGAGCAGCGTGCGCCACAGCACCGCGTAGAAGAGGACCGCCGCGACGAACAGCACGACGCCGCTGGCCGCCGTGATTGCCTTCGGGACACCGAGGTGCATGGCGTCGTACACCGCCTGCCCCGCCGAGGCGCTCACCTGCACGCGCCGGGGCACGCCCGCCAGACCCTGCCAGTGCATGCCGAGCGCGAAGAGCATCATGCCCGTGAACCACCACCACACCGACGCCAGCGCCAGACGGGGCGCGGCGAGGCGCTTGCCGGTCAGGTGCGGGACCAGCCAGAACATCACGCCCATGAACGTCAGGGTGGTCGCGGTGCCGACCGTGATGTGGAAGTGCCCGGGAATCCACGCGGTGTTGTGCACCACGGGAGAGAAGGCCATGGAGGCGTTCACGATGCCGCCCGCCCCGCCGAAGATGAACGACACCATGGCGAGCACCTGCGCGGTCATGCTGGCGTTCCCCCACGGCAGGCGGCGCACCCACCCGATCACTCCGCGGCCCCCCCGGGCGCGGGCGGCGTCCTCCAGGGACGCGGCGGCGCTGAACGCGGTCAGCAGGCTGGGCACCGCGACCAGGAACGTCAGGAACATGTGGATCAGTTTCCAGCTGTTCTGCACGTTCGGGTCGGCGTACTGGTGATGCAGGCCTACGGGCACGCTGAACACCAGGAACATCGCGAACGCCAGACGGGTCAGGCCCTCGCTGGCCATACGCCCGCCCGCCTGCCGGGGCAGGAACGCGTACCACGAGATGTACGCCGGGAGCAGCCAGAAGTACACGATGGGGTGCCCCGTCCACCAGAACAGCGTGCGGGCCAGCAGCGGGTCCACGCCGCGCGTCAGGCCCAGCGACCAGGGGATCAGCATGACCACGACCTCGACCACCAGTCCCAGCGCCGCCACGACCCACATCAGCCACGTGGCGACGCTCATGTACGTCACGACGGGCGTCACGCGGCCCGGGTGGGCGCGTTTCCAGGCCAGCCACAGCCACACGACCTGCCCGGCCACCAGCAGGCTCGCGGCGACCATGATGGCCGCGCCGATGTAGAACGCCGGGCTGCCCTCCAGCGGCGGGTAGAAGGTGTACAGCACCGTCGCGTTGTTCGTCAGCAGCGGCACGGCGGCCGTGAGCAGCCCGGCGGTCATGGTCAGGTACGTGAACCACGCGAAGCGCATGTTCGGGCGGATGTTCAGGTCCCGCACCGGCAGGTACAGCATCCAGCCGCTGATGAAGAACTGCGTGAACACCAGCGCGTTCAGCACGCCGTGCAGCGTCAGGCCCTGGTAGTACGACCCCAGCAGGACCTTCAGCAGGGGGTAGTCGTACACGTTGATGCCGCCGTAGTTCAGCGCCTGCAGCGGCCCCAGCAGCACGCCGATCATCAGGGCGATGAAGGCGGTCACGGCGTAGTACTGCGTGAGCGTCTTGAGGCTGCTCAGCGTGGCGGCGTCCAGGCCCGGCAGCGACGCGCTGGGGGCCGACTGGGAGGGAAGGGCGGTGGTCACTGGGTCTCCTTGGCGCCTGTGGCAGGCGGATCGACCACGAAGCGGGTGATCATGTTGTGATGCCCCACCCCGCAGTACTCGTTGCAGATGGCGTGCTGCTCGCCCGGGTGGCGGAACGTGACGGTCAGCGAGGCGACGTGCCCGGGCAGGATCTCGGCGTTGATGTTCGTGCCGGTCACCTGAAAGCCGTGCGCGACGTCGGTCGCGGTGACGTGCAGCGTGACGGGCACGCCCGCCGGGACGC
Coding sequences within it:
- a CDS encoding b(o/a)3-type cytochrome-c oxidase subunit 1, yielding MTTALPSQSAPSASLPGLDAATLSSLKTLTQYYAVTAFIALMIGVLLGPLQALNYGGINVYDYPLLKVLLGSYYQGLTLHGVLNALVFTQFFISGWMLYLPVRDLNIRPNMRFAWFTYLTMTAGLLTAAVPLLTNNATVLYTFYPPLEGSPAFYIGAAIMVAASLLVAGQVVWLWLAWKRAHPGRVTPVVTYMSVATWLMWVVAALGLVVEVVVMLIPWSLGLTRGVDPLLARTLFWWTGHPIVYFWLLPAYISWYAFLPRQAGGRMASEGLTRLAFAMFLVFSVPVGLHHQYADPNVQNSWKLIHMFLTFLVAVPSLLTAFSAAASLEDAARARGGRGVIGWVRRLPWGNASMTAQVLAMVSFIFGGAGGIVNASMAFSPVVHNTAWIPGHFHITVGTATTLTFMGVMFWLVPHLTGKRLAAPRLALASVWWWFTGMMLFALGMHWQGLAGVPRRVQVSASAGQAVYDAMHLGVPKAITAASGVVLFVAAVLFYAVLWRTLLSRRVDDPESTPIPTSEAMSPAGETLAGASPLVRRTEPLLALTFVALVLVILVYGPVIAPMLANYQFIPGQRLW